The following are encoded in a window of Geobacter metallireducens GS-15 genomic DNA:
- a CDS encoding ATP-binding protein, whose amino-acid sequence MLTMKPEFVAQLERVLSSVEMLLPRAVKPVNWSTCYAANWRRHSFSGFLQAVRVTDTTSLHELLGVEKQKEIMISNTRQFLKGLPANNALLWGSRGTGKSSLVKALLNEYACEGLRVIQVEKEDLIYLSDIFSAVEGEPYRFILLCDDLTFEPGELTYKILKSALDGSVYSPPENVLIYVTSNRRHLLPEYESDNIGWKLVNGELQESEATEEKIALSDRFGLWVPFHVFTQDRYLEAVRLCVEREARTREVDIPWSEQLRLDAIQWSHDKKKRCGRTAYQFSKHWVGKYLLARQAA is encoded by the coding sequence ATGCTTACCATGAAACCCGAATTCGTTGCCCAGCTGGAACGCGTCCTCAGCTCCGTGGAGATGCTCCTCCCCCGGGCCGTAAAGCCGGTCAACTGGTCCACCTGCTACGCCGCCAACTGGCGCCGCCATTCCTTTTCCGGCTTTCTCCAGGCGGTCAGGGTGACCGATACCACCTCCCTCCATGAACTGCTGGGAGTGGAGAAGCAGAAGGAGATCATGATCAGCAACACGCGCCAGTTCCTGAAGGGGCTCCCAGCCAACAACGCCCTCCTCTGGGGATCCCGGGGGACAGGGAAGTCGTCACTGGTGAAGGCGCTCCTCAACGAGTACGCCTGCGAGGGGCTCCGGGTCATCCAGGTGGAGAAGGAAGACCTCATCTATCTCTCGGACATCTTCTCCGCCGTGGAGGGCGAGCCCTACCGCTTCATCCTCCTCTGCGACGACCTCACCTTCGAGCCGGGGGAGCTGACCTACAAAATCCTCAAGAGCGCCCTGGACGGGTCGGTCTACTCCCCTCCCGAGAATGTCCTGATTTACGTCACGTCCAACCGCCGTCACCTCCTTCCCGAGTACGAATCAGACAACATCGGCTGGAAGCTGGTCAACGGCGAACTGCAGGAGAGCGAGGCCACGGAGGAAAAAATCGCCCTCTCGGACCGGTTCGGCCTCTGGGTGCCGTTCCACGTCTTCACCCAGGACCGCTACCTGGAAGCGGTGCGCCTCTGCGTGGAGCGCGAGGCCCGCACCCGGGAGGTGGATATCCCCTGGTCGGAGCAACTAAGGCTCGACGCCATCCAGTGGTCCCACGACAAGAAAAAGCGCTGCGGCCGCACCGCCTACCAGTTCTCCAAGCACTGGGTCGGCAAGTACCTCCTGGCCAGACAGGCCGCGTGA
- a CDS encoding methyltransferase domain-containing protein, with product MKRSIAPLLVCPACLPKERPLELTATAEADGDITAGHLSCKGCRRRFPIRDGIAVLLPDPDTGPSGGQWKYEEQGTLATYLWSHFADLAGDPEAGDAYASWASALAGNAETSLDAGCAVGRLTFELGQRSGLAVGFDLSLTFIRAARQLARERQIRFSLPREGNLRDEFRLTLPDCWRTDEVEFVVADALAIPFARETFDRTASLNLIDRVSYPLAHLYEMNRVARLSGASFLLSDPFSWSTANAPEEKWLGGTESGPYSGRGMDNVKAILGGKEAIIAPPWTVAREGSVWWKIRSHRNHFELIRSEFLVAER from the coding sequence ATGAAGCGGAGCATTGCCCCCCTCCTCGTCTGTCCCGCCTGCCTCCCCAAGGAGCGCCCCCTGGAGCTCACGGCCACCGCCGAAGCGGACGGCGACATCACGGCGGGCCACCTCTCCTGCAAGGGATGCCGGCGCCGGTTCCCGATCCGGGACGGTATTGCCGTGCTCCTTCCCGATCCGGACACGGGGCCGTCGGGGGGACAGTGGAAGTACGAGGAGCAGGGGACGCTGGCCACCTATCTCTGGAGCCACTTCGCGGACCTGGCCGGGGACCCGGAGGCGGGTGACGCCTACGCCTCCTGGGCGTCAGCCCTTGCCGGAAACGCCGAAACCTCCCTCGATGCCGGCTGCGCCGTGGGGAGGCTCACCTTCGAACTGGGGCAGCGGAGCGGGCTCGCGGTGGGCTTCGATCTCTCCCTCACCTTCATCCGGGCGGCGCGGCAACTTGCCCGGGAGAGACAGATCCGTTTCTCCCTTCCCCGGGAGGGGAACCTGCGGGATGAATTCCGCCTTACCCTCCCCGATTGCTGGCGGACCGACGAAGTGGAGTTCGTCGTGGCCGACGCCCTGGCCATCCCCTTCGCCCGGGAGACCTTCGACCGGACCGCCTCCCTGAACCTCATCGACCGGGTCTCCTACCCCCTGGCCCACCTCTACGAGATGAACCGGGTCGCCCGACTGTCTGGTGCATCGTTCCTCTTGTCCGATCCCTTTTCCTGGTCCACGGCCAACGCGCCGGAAGAGAAATGGCTTGGGGGAACCGAGTCGGGCCCCTACTCGGGGCGGGGAATGGACAACGTCAAGGCAATCCTGGGGGGGAAGGAGGCGATCATCGCCCCCCCCTGGACCGTCGCCCGGGAGGGGAGCGTCTGGTGGAAGATCCGCTCCCACCGCAACCACTTCGAGCTGATCAGGAGCGAGTTCCTGGTGGCGGAGCGGTAA
- a CDS encoding DEAD/DEAH box helicase, with protein MEFKEFNLHPQVMAGVTAAGYTTPTPIQAQAIPTVMEGRDVMGLAQTGTGKTAAFALPILHRLAQGERGRVRALVIAPTRELAEQINDSFVTLGRQTRLRSVTVYGGVNVNPQIQKLKAGAEIVVACPGRLLDHMAQGTIDLSHLEVLVLDEADQMFDMGFLPDLRRILKQLPPKRQTLLFSATMPIDIRVLAQEILRDPVTVQVGTVAPAVTVTHALYPVEQHLKTPLLLELLRHTDTESVLIFTRTKHRAKRLGEQMEKAGYKAASLQGNLSQNRRQAALDGFRDGTFQILVATDIAARGIDVSQVSHVINYDIPDTAEAYIHRIGRTGRAARSGDAFTMVTSEDTAMVRTIERKLNTSLERRTMAGFDYSVPAPKKDTEFARPPRQPMPSRRPTEAKKGGARQGASHQPGSAKPAEGRRSQPQAAKANPARTAGTGGQRTGQQRRQPR; from the coding sequence ATGGAATTCAAGGAGTTCAACCTCCACCCCCAGGTTATGGCCGGTGTCACGGCGGCGGGGTACACGACCCCTACGCCGATCCAGGCCCAGGCGATACCGACTGTCATGGAGGGGCGCGACGTCATGGGGCTCGCCCAGACCGGCACGGGCAAGACCGCAGCCTTTGCGCTGCCGATCCTGCATCGGCTCGCCCAGGGAGAGCGGGGGCGCGTCCGGGCCCTGGTCATTGCCCCCACCCGGGAGCTGGCCGAGCAGATCAATGACAGCTTCGTCACCCTGGGGCGCCAGACCCGGCTGCGGAGTGTCACCGTCTACGGCGGCGTTAACGTCAACCCCCAGATTCAGAAGCTCAAGGCGGGCGCGGAGATCGTCGTGGCTTGCCCGGGGCGGCTCCTGGACCACATGGCCCAGGGGACCATCGACCTCTCGCACCTGGAGGTGCTCGTCCTGGACGAGGCGGACCAGATGTTCGACATGGGCTTTCTCCCTGACCTTCGCCGGATCCTGAAGCAGCTTCCCCCCAAGCGCCAGACCCTCCTCTTCTCGGCCACCATGCCCATCGACATCAGGGTCTTGGCCCAGGAGATCCTGCGGGACCCGGTCACGGTGCAGGTGGGGACCGTGGCCCCGGCGGTCACCGTCACCCATGCCCTCTACCCGGTGGAGCAGCACCTGAAGACGCCGCTCCTGCTGGAGCTGTTGCGTCACACCGACACCGAGTCGGTCCTCATCTTCACCCGCACCAAGCACCGGGCCAAGCGGCTGGGTGAGCAAATGGAGAAGGCCGGCTACAAGGCCGCGTCCCTCCAGGGGAACCTCTCCCAGAACCGGCGCCAGGCGGCACTGGACGGGTTCCGGGACGGCACCTTCCAAATCCTCGTGGCCACCGATATCGCCGCCCGGGGGATTGATGTCTCCCAGGTGTCCCACGTCATCAACTACGACATCCCCGACACCGCCGAGGCGTACATCCACCGCATAGGCCGCACGGGCCGGGCCGCCCGCAGCGGCGACGCCTTCACCATGGTGACGAGCGAAGATACGGCCATGGTCCGCACTATCGAGCGTAAGCTCAACACCTCCCTAGAGCGCCGCACCATGGCCGGCTTCGACTACAGCGTGCCGGCACCGAAAAAGGACACCGAGTTCGCTCGTCCCCCCCGGCAGCCCATGCCGTCCCGCCGTCCCACGGAGGCGAAGAAGGGGGGAGCCCGTCAAGGTGCATCCCATCAGCCGGGAAGCGCCAAACCCGCCGAGGGGAGGCGTTCCCAGCCCCAAGCTGCGAAGGCAAATCCAGCCCGCACCGCCGGAACCGGTGGCCAGCGCACCGGCCAGCAGCGCCGTCAGCCCCGCTGA
- a CDS encoding helix-turn-helix domain-containing protein → MSMDKIWYTLDEAAAKFGVPSARILSWVEDGLVRSEDEGGKIVRVNGDDLELKVEELTGL, encoded by the coding sequence ATGTCCATGGATAAAATCTGGTATACCCTCGATGAGGCGGCAGCGAAATTCGGCGTTCCCTCGGCGCGGATTCTCTCGTGGGTGGAGGATGGCCTTGTGCGAAGCGAGGATGAGGGGGGGAAGATCGTCCGGGTGAACGGCGACGACTTGGAGTTGAAGGTGGAGGAGTTGACCGGCCTCTGA